The following is a genomic window from Geoalkalibacter halelectricus.
TTCATCTACCGCTTCGGACCGCCCGTGCGGGTGTTGATAGAAAAATACTTCAACTATCTGGCATTGGCGTTTTTTATTCTTCTTGTCGCAGGCGTCTGGGTGGTAAAATACATTTTCTGATACCGACTCTGGTTGGGGTGTTTTTCGGGGAGACCTCCTTGCAGGGAACCTCTCCGGCATCGGCCAAGGGGCGCCATGGTTCGTCTTTTCTTTGTGTTTATCCTGGTGGTGCCGACCGCTCTTCTTTTGAGCTGCGCACCGCACAGCGGCATTTATCACACCGTCGAGCCGGGACAGACTCTTTATCGCATCAGCCGTACCTACGGCGTCGATGAGAAGAATCTCGCCCGTCTCAATGGCATCGGTGATCCGACCCAATTGCGCGTGGGACAACGGATTTTTATCCCCGGAGCCACCCAGGAAAGGCAGGTTCCCCGCACCGCTGGAGCCGCCCGGCCGGCCCAGACCACCCCGCCCGCGGCATCCGCGAGCCGGCCACCGGCCGCAACGCCCGCCCCGCCACCCGCTACAACCAGGGCGCCCGCCGCACCCGCCTCTCCCTCTGCTCCCGCCCCCGCACCCACACCACCACGCCCATCCGCCACCACCATCGGCAAGGGTCATTTTGCCTGGCCCTTGCAGGGCGAGGTGTTGAAAAAATACGGTCAGCAGAGCGGCACCACCCATCGCGGCATTGAGATCGCCGGCGGCAAGGGCACTCCCGTCCGCTCAGCGGCGGCCGGCCGGGTCATTTACAGCGGGGACGGGATTCGCGGTTACGGAAATCTCATCATCGTCGAACATGACGAAAATTTTTTCACCGTCTATGGCTTCAACGAACGTAATCTGGTCCAGGACGGAACCTTTGTCGGACGCGGCGAGCATATCGCCTCCGTCGGCGTGCCGCCCGGAGGTGGGGCACCCCGATTATATTTCGAGGTGCGGCGTGGCAAGGACACCGTCGATCCACTTTTTTACTTGCCATAGGCTCTCGGCTCTCCTAGACTTTCCGATGTTTCCATGAATTTTCTGTATTTAGAAATAGATAAGGATTGACTGATGAACGATGAACTAAGCGAACTCGAAGAGGTGGAACTCGAAGAGGAAGATAGTGACGATGTGGATGGGGGTCGCGACGAGGAGGAGTTGGAAGAGGAGCCTGAAGAGGCCGAGGAAAAGCCCGACTACAGCGACCACTCCGACGACGCCATCAAGCTCTATCTCAAGGAAATCCAAAAAACCAAGCTGTTGACCGCAGAAGAAGAGCGCGAGCTCGCTCGGCGCATCGCCAAGGGTGAGATGGCGGCACGCGATCGCATGATCGAATCCAACCTGCGGCTGGTCGTCAAAATCGCCAAGCGCTACATGAATCGCGGCCTGCCGTTTCTCGACCTGATCGAGGAGGGCAACATGGGCCTGATCAAGGCGGTCGAGCGGTTTAAGCTGAGCAAGGAATGCCGCTTTTCCACCTATGCCACCTGGTGGATCAGGCAGTCCATCGAGCGCGCCCTGGTCAATCAAAGCCGCACCATTCGCCTCCCGGTGCATGTCTCCGACGACATCAACAAGCTGATCAAAATCAGCCGCGAATTGCAGCAAAAACTCAATCGCGAGCCTCAGGTCAAGGAAGTGGCCGAGGCCATGAGTGTCGAGCCCGCCTACGTGCGGCGGCTCATGGTGCTGGTCAAGAAGACCTACTCCATTGAGCACCCCATGGGTGAAAACAGCGATTACAGCCTCATGGACACCATTGAGGATTCCTCGGCCGTCGACCCTTCGGGCCTGGTCGAGGATCTGGAAAAATTCACCCGGGTCCAGGAATGGCTGGCGACCCTGAGCGACAGCGAGCGAGAAATTCTCAGCCTGCGGTTCGGCCTGGATGACCGTGAGCCCCAAACCCTCGACACCATCGGCCGCAAATTCGGCGTTACTCGCGAACGCATACGCCAGATCGAGGCGAAAAGCCTTGAAAAGCTGCGCAAGATCATGGAAGAGGGCGAAGAGAGCGCCAAGGCGGCGCGAGAGGAATACCGCTAGATCCAAATATGGCTTGGAACCTTAGAGCTGATCTTATCAGGAGCCGTACACTGTGGAAGAACTTAAAACCATCATCCGCGATATTCCCGATTTTCCCAAAAAAGGGATTCTTTTCAAGGACATCACCACTCTGCTTGCGGATGCCAAGAGCTACCACCGCATGGTCGACCTCATCGCCCATCGTTATTTCGGCCAGAACATCGCCCAGGTGGTGGGCGTGGAGGCGCGCGGTTTCGTGCTCGGAGCCGCCCTGGCGTACAAACTCGGTGCCGGGGTCACCCTGGTGCGCAAGCCCGGTAAGCTTCCCTACCGCACCCGTAAGCAAACCTACCAGCTTGAATATGGCGAGGATACTCTCGAAATACATGAGGATGCCCTGCAGCCCGGCACCCGGGTGGTTATCGCCGATGATTTGCTGGCCACGGGGGGAACCGTCGCGGCCGTCTACGAACTGGTAACCAGCTTGGGCGCCGAGGTGGTGGAGTGCGCTTTCATGACCGAATTGACCTTTTTGAACGGCCGCCAGCGCCTTCCCGCCGATAAGGTCTTCAGTCTTTTGCAATTCGACTAGGAGGCTGTCGGACTATCCATGAGCCGGCTGCAAATCCGGCTGTTTGGCCCGGATTCCGGCTCCTTTTCGGCACGTAGCTCCGGCTAGGCACTCTCAAAGGAGCCAAAATCCGGACTCAAACATCCAAATTTTCGCTTCGGCCCGGATAGTCCGACAGCCTCCTAGGACTCGGCAAACCAGGGGTTGTGCCGCGGCCGGGCATGGTGTATAAATTTCCGTTCTAAGGCCCCGTAGCTCAGCTGGATAGAGCACTCGCCTCCTAAGCGAGGGGTCGTGCGTTCGAATCGCGCCGGGGCCGCCACATAAAAAAACAGGGGCTGGTGCCGATCAGGGCACCGAGCCCCTGTTTTCGTCTTTAGGTGTCATCCTGAACGACCTGCCCACCAAGCTCGACGGCAAGCCGCAGCAGGGCCGTTGAATCTTCCAGACCGTCAAGAAAACGCTTGGGTATGCCGCCGAGACCAACCTGGGCGCCGACCAGGGCGCCGGTCAAGATGGCGCGGGCCTGGTTTTGACCTCCACCGTTGACGGCATGCAGGACGGCCGATTCAAAATCCTGGGCGAAGCGCGCCGCCAGGTAATAGGCCGCCGGCAACTGGTGGTAGATGGCGCAGGGCATGCCGTAAACCAGGGAGACCTTCCAGGCCGGCTCGATTTGGATGCCCGGATCCTCAACCGCCGCAGCCATGTAGGAGGGCGTCAGCAAGGCATCGGGGGAGGCAAAGCGTCCGGCGCGGGGCGGGTCGGGGTCACCGGGGCGGGGCGGTTGAAGATCGTCCCTGGTGACGGCGTGAAAGGGCAGATCTTCGGATTGAACCAGGCGCATCAGCTTGGCTGAGATGTGCTTATCCAGGACATGGCCTTGCACCAACAGGGCCAGAACGGCGCCATAGGCCACCGTCATGGACAAAACCGTGTCATCGCATTGGGTGAGCGCGGCATTGCTGCTGACGGCGGTCGCAAGACGGCGCGGCTGCAAGGCGTAGCGAACCGCGATGGCCAGGGTTCGTTCGATGGCCTCCGTCGTGTCGGCATGGCCCGCGGTTTGCCCCCAAGGCAGGTTGCCCTGCACCCGCCTGCGCCAGGCCTCGCGGATGGATTGGCTGGTGTAGGCCCCCGGCCCGCTGACCGGTGTTCCGTCGAGGCGGGGAAAGAGATCCTCATCCATGCGCCGGCAAAAATCATCTTCATCATAGCCTCCCTGCGTGACGAGGGATTGCAGGACAAGCTTGAGGATATAGCCGGCTTGGGAAAGCTCTCCCGCCTTGCAGCCGTCATGATAGCGGCCAGGTTTAGGGGCGGTGTAGTCGCTGATCCATTCTCCGTAGTCGCGACGCAGGTCCGCCAAATTGTAATACCAGTGGGGCCCCAGGCCTAAAGCATCGCCGATGAACGCACCCATGAGGGCTCCGGCTGCGCGGTTGTTGAGGTCTTGAGGTTTCATAATTCACCTCCATGAAAAAAAGTGCCTGCCCTGAATGGCGTCATGGCGGTCTCTCTGCTATATATTTCGTTCACATTTGGCATCATTTGCAAGGGGGCTTCAAATTCTGGCTCGCCTCAGGGCTTGCCAAGCCCCGCCGAATGTGGTTCTTTCATCCCAGAACCCAAGTTTTTGATTTCGAGACGCTTTGATGACCGAAAAAAAATCGCGCAAGATCTATTGCCCTTACTGTCGCTCCGAAGTGCGCTGGGAAGGCAATCCCCACCGGCCTTTTTGCAGTGAGAGATGTCGCCTTGTCGACCTCGGCAAATGGGCGCGGGAGGAATATACCATTCCCGGAGAAAAGGCTCCCACCGAGGAGCCGGACGACAACAACTGAACCCCGAGGACCCATCATGTATCATTTGACCATTCATACCCACTTTGCCGCGGCCCACAACCTGATTCATTACCAGGGCGACTGCGAGAACCTCCATGGACACAACTGGAAAGTCGAGGTCAGGGTGCGTGCCCGGGAACTCGATAAAGCCGGGCTGGCCATCGACTTCAAGGTACTCAAACGCGAAACCAATCGCATCCTGGATCTGCTCGACCACAAATATTTGAATGAAATCAAACCATTCGACGAGATCAGTCCGTCCTCGGAAAATATTTCACGGTTTATTTTTGAAAAACTCTCCGAGGTGCTGAACAACGGCAACGTCGCCGTGGAGTGTATCACCGTATGGGAATCGGATAATGCCTGTGCCAGCTACAGCGCCGACTGAGGCTCAGCTTCTCGAGGTTTTTTCCTCCATCCAGGGGGAAGGGTTGCTGGTCGGGTGCCGACAGATTTTTTTGCGTTTTGCTCACTGCAACCTCGCTTGCGGCTACTGCGACACTCCTTTTGCGCCCACGACGGAATGCCGGATCGAGGACGCACCAGGCTCGGGCAACTTTCGCGGACTCCCCAATCCGGTATCCCTGGAGACGCTCATGGGGATTTTCTCCCTGTGGCACAAGAATGCCCCCCGCATGCATCACTCCCTGAGCCTCACCGGCGGAGAACCCTTGCTGCAGGCGGACATGCTTGCCGAATGGTTGCCCGCGCTGCGTGAACTCCTGCCCCTTTATCTGGAGACCAACGGCACCTTGACGGCGGCCCTGGACAAGGTGATTTCCCACCTCGACTGGATCTCCATGGATATCAAGCTGGCTTCCGTCACTGGAGCGCCCACGCCCTGGGCGGCGCATCGCGACTTTCTCGCCGTCGCACGTCGCGTGCAATGCTATGTCAAGGTAGTGGTCGGCGAGGAAACTCCGCCGGAGGAGGTTGTGCGCGCGGCGCGTCTGGTGCAGGAGACGGCTCCCGAGGCCGTGCTGGTTTTGCAGCCGCTGACACGCGAGGGCCGCATGGGAATTTCCGCGCGAACCCTGCTCGATCTGCAGCGTCAGGCCTCAGCGGTGCACGCCGATCTGCGCATCATTCCCCAAACGCATCGTTTCGCCGGTCTGCTTTGAGCCTAACCGGCCCCGACGCAAGGTTGGTTCATGATTCTCTACGAAATGACCATGCCGGAATTCGAGCGCGGGCTGAAGAAAACCCGCACCGTTGTTATTCCCTTCGGCGTGCTCGAGCAGCACGGCAGCCATCTGCCCCTGGGCACCGATACCATGCAGGCCGAGGATGTCTGCCGGCATCTGGCGGCGCGGCGCGCGCTCTTCGTTGCTCCACCCATTCACTACGGGGTCTGCCGCTCGACCGCGGATCATCCCGGCACCATTTCCATCTCCACGGACACCCTCAAGGCACTGGCCATGGAGATCGTCAAGGATCTGTATCGTCAAGGACTGCGCTGTTTCGTGCTGCTCAGCGGCCATGCCGGAGGAACCCACAATGCCGCGCTTCTGGATGCGGGAGAAACACTTCTGAAGCAGCTACCCGAGGCGGCTATCGCGGTCGTTACGGAATATGATCTGGCGGCAGGGGAGGGGCGGGGGATTATCGAAACGCCTGGCGATGCGCATGCCGGCGAAATTGAGACTTCGCGGATACTGAACTCAAGGCCGCACCTGGTCAAGGGATCAAGCCCGGCGGAAGTACCGAGTTTTCCCCGCGGCCTTCTGGTACGCGACAAACGCCGCCACTGGCCCGGCGGCGTACACGGTGATCCGAGCAAGGCCACGGCCGACAAGGGACGTCGCATCGAGGAGTTGGTCGTGGATGCCCTCGAGCGCCTGGTCATCCTCCTCGAGGAGGGGGCTTAGCCGGGTGGATCAGGATTTTTCGGCGGCCCGATTGAGTTCGGCGAGCAGATCCTCGAGGTTCACCTCATGCACCCCCGCGCCGTACTCGACCTCTTCGTAATCGGCAATCTGACACTCCATGCAGGACAGACCGAATTTTTCGAACACGGCAACGGTTTCGGGGTATTTGCGAATGACCTCCGAAATCTTCATGTTTTTGGTGATCATGAGGGCCTCCTGTAGGGGTCAGGGAGAACTCGGTTTGGCGAATTTTTTCTGCAATGCCGCCTTGACGGGGGGCGGCACGAAGGAATCAACCGGACCGTCCAGAGCCGCAACCGTCTTGACGACCGAGGAGCTGAGGTAGACATAGGGGACCGAGGTCATCATGAAGATAGTTTCCACTTCGGGATGAATGGCACGATTGGTCTGAGCCAACTGAAATTCGTATTCAAAGTCCGAAACGGCGCGCAAACCGCGAATGATGACACGCGCATTACGCTTGACGACATAATCGACCAAAAGACCCTGAAAGGTCTCGATCTGAACGCGGGGGTTATTTCCCACCAACTCCTCAAGCAGCGCGATGCGTTCGGTGAAGCTGAAAAGGCCGCTTTTTTCCGAATTGCCGGCGACCGCGATAATCAGGTGATCAAAGACTTCCAGCCCTCGCTGAATGATGTCAAGATGGCCATAAGTCACCGGATCAAAGGAGCCGGGATAAACCGCGAGACGTTTTTTCATGCGGGCAGATCCTCTGGGTCTGGATGGCTGAAAAAATGAACCGACGTTGATCCGTAGGTGCGCTTGTCGGCAAGAACCAGTCGGGTGGCGGTGCCGACAATGGTGGCCGGTACTTCCTCACGGGAAGACGTTTCGGCGCAAAGCAGACCCCCAGGTGCCAACAGACTGAAATCGGCGATGTTTTTCAGCGTCCTCTCGACAAGCCCTTTTGCATAGGGCGGATCGATAAAAATCAGGTCAAAGGGCTGCTCCTGGGTCAGCCGCGAGGTCAGAGTGACAACATCGCCGCACAGAATGCGGATGCGCTGAGTCAAACGGCAGTTTCGACTGTTGGCTTCGATGGTGCGAACGGCCTGGCGATCCGCGTCGATCAGGACCGCGGATTGCGCCCCGCGGCTCAGGGCTTCCAGGGCCAGAGCCCCGGTTCCGGCATAGAGATCGAGAACCCGCTTTCCGGTAAATTCACCCATGCGGCTGTAGAGGATGCTGAAAATCGCCTCGCGAACGCGATCCGATGTCGGCCGGATGTCTTTTCCGGAAAAGGTTGCCAAACGGGTTCCGCGCGCCGCGCCGCTAATGATCCGCACTACTGATCCCAAGCCTGGAAAAGGAATCTGAAAAACATCTAAATATATGAAAACTTTTGAAAAATTAACACAAGCCCCGAACCGGGTCAAGGGTTAGGAGTGTCGATACCATGGAACGATCCGATCTCGCCCCTTATGCCGCGCGTAGCAGCGAGAGCCGCGGGCGCCGCCACCAGGAGCCTTTCAAGGACAGCCGTCCGGCCTTTGAGCGCGACCGCGACCGCATCATTCACAGCGCCGCCTTTCGTCGCCTGGAGTACAAGACCCAGGTGTTCGTCAACCATGAGGGCGATTACTATCGGACCCGGCTGACCCACTCCCTGGAGGTTGCTCAGATTGCTCGGGGGATCGCCCGGCGCCTGCGCCTCAACGAGGATTTGGTCGAGGCCCTGGCCCTGGCTCATGATCTCGGCCACACCCCTTTCGGCCACAGCGGTGAAGAGGTTCTGAACCGGCTGATGGCCGACCAGGGCGGTTTTGAGCATAATCGCCAATCCCTGCGCATCGTCGAGCTTCTCGAAGAGCGCTATCCGGGCTTTCGCGGTCTGAACCTGAGTTGGGAAACCCGCGAGGGGATCATCAAGCATTCCGTGAGCACGTTGGAACCAGCGAGCGACGCGGAAGCGGCCGAATATGACCCATCCCGCAGCCCGACCCTGGAAGCGCAACTGATCGATCTGGCCGATGAAATCGCTTACAACAACCATGACATCGACGATGGTCTCAAATCAGGCTACATTACCCTGGAGGATCTGGAGCAGGTCGGCATCTGGCGTGAAACCTGGGAGCTGGTGGCAGGGAAGTTTCCCGGTGCGGACCGCCACCGCCACGTCCACCAAACCATCAGTCATCTGATCGGTACCCTGATTCACGATCTGGTTGACACCACCACGGCAGCCATCGAGGCGGCCGCTATCCTCAGCCTTGAGGACGTGCGCGCGCAGCGCCGCAATCTGGTCGGTTTCAGTTCGATGGTTGCGGAAAAAAACCGTGAGCTCAAGACCTTCCTGCACAAAAATCTCTACCGCCACTATAAGGTCGAACGCATGCGGCTCAAAACCGAACGCTGTCTGCTGTTTCTGTTCGAAGCCTACGTGGACAACCCCCAATTGCTGCCCCGCGAGCAGCGCGAAAAAATGGCTCTTTACGGACACAAGCGCGCCATTTGCGATTATATCGCCGGCATGACCGACCGCTATGCCCTGGATGAATACCGGCGCCTTATCGAACCCTACGAACCGGTCTGACGGAGCTCGCCGTGATCGCTTGCAATTCATAAAAAGAAGTGGTAAAACATGCCCATGAAAATTTATTAACACCCTTGTGCGACCTTGCGGCACGGATGCCGCCCCAGGGTCGGCCTAGGAGGCTGTCGGACTATCCGGGCCGCAGCGAAAATTTGGATGTTTCAGTCCGGATTTTGGCTCCTTTGAGAGCGCATAGCCGTAGCTACGTGCCGAAAATGAGCCGGAATCCGGGCCAAACAGCCGGATTTGCAGCCGGCTCATGGATAGTCCGACAGCCTCCTCGCTTCAATCACTATGGTGACAATCCGGCGGCTTCACGGACGAAGCGCCCAAGGATGATCAGG
Proteins encoded in this region:
- the queD gene encoding 6-carboxytetrahydropterin synthase QueD, giving the protein MYHLTIHTHFAAAHNLIHYQGDCENLHGHNWKVEVRVRARELDKAGLAIDFKVLKRETNRILDLLDHKYLNEIKPFDEISPSSENISRFIFEKLSEVLNNGNVAVECITVWESDNACASYSAD
- a CDS encoding DNA gyrase inhibitor YacG, with translation MTEKKSRKIYCPYCRSEVRWEGNPHRPFCSERCRLVDLGKWAREEYTIPGEKAPTEEPDDNN
- a CDS encoding deoxyguanosinetriphosphate triphosphohydrolase; the protein is MERSDLAPYAARSSESRGRRHQEPFKDSRPAFERDRDRIIHSAAFRRLEYKTQVFVNHEGDYYRTRLTHSLEVAQIARGIARRLRLNEDLVEALALAHDLGHTPFGHSGEEVLNRLMADQGGFEHNRQSLRIVELLEERYPGFRGLNLSWETREGIIKHSVSTLEPASDAEAAEYDPSRSPTLEAQLIDLADEIAYNNHDIDDGLKSGYITLEDLEQVGIWRETWELVAGKFPGADRHRHVHQTISHLIGTLIHDLVDTTTAAIEAAAILSLEDVRAQRRNLVGFSSMVAEKNRELKTFLHKNLYRHYKVERMRLKTERCLLFLFEAYVDNPQLLPREQREKMALYGHKRAICDYIAGMTDRYALDEYRRLIEPYEPV
- a CDS encoding adenine phosphoribosyltransferase is translated as MEELKTIIRDIPDFPKKGILFKDITTLLADAKSYHRMVDLIAHRYFGQNIAQVVGVEARGFVLGAALAYKLGAGVTLVRKPGKLPYRTRKQTYQLEYGEDTLEIHEDALQPGTRVVIADDLLATGGTVAAVYELVTSLGAEVVECAFMTELTFLNGRQRLPADKVFSLLQFD
- a CDS encoding DUF1858 domain-containing protein; translated protein: MITKNMKISEVIRKYPETVAVFEKFGLSCMECQIADYEEVEYGAGVHEVNLEDLLAELNRAAEKS
- the coaD gene encoding pantetheine-phosphate adenylyltransferase produces the protein MKKRLAVYPGSFDPVTYGHLDIIQRGLEVFDHLIIAVAGNSEKSGLFSFTERIALLEELVGNNPRVQIETFQGLLVDYVVKRNARVIIRGLRAVSDFEYEFQLAQTNRAIHPEVETIFMMTSVPYVYLSSSVVKTVAALDGPVDSFVPPPVKAALQKKFAKPSSP
- a CDS encoding peptidoglycan DD-metalloendopeptidase family protein, with the translated sequence MVRLFFVFILVVPTALLLSCAPHSGIYHTVEPGQTLYRISRTYGVDEKNLARLNGIGDPTQLRVGQRIFIPGATQERQVPRTAGAARPAQTTPPAASASRPPAATPAPPPATTRAPAAPASPSAPAPAPTPPRPSATTIGKGHFAWPLQGEVLKKYGQQSGTTHRGIEIAGGKGTPVRSAAAGRVIYSGDGIRGYGNLIIVEHDENFFTVYGFNERNLVQDGTFVGRGEHIASVGVPPGGGAPRLYFEVRRGKDTVDPLFYLP
- a CDS encoding ADP-ribosylglycohydrolase family protein; protein product: MKPQDLNNRAAGALMGAFIGDALGLGPHWYYNLADLRRDYGEWISDYTAPKPGRYHDGCKAGELSQAGYILKLVLQSLVTQGGYDEDDFCRRMDEDLFPRLDGTPVSGPGAYTSQSIREAWRRRVQGNLPWGQTAGHADTTEAIERTLAIAVRYALQPRRLATAVSSNAALTQCDDTVLSMTVAYGAVLALLVQGHVLDKHISAKLMRLVQSEDLPFHAVTRDDLQPPRPGDPDPPRAGRFASPDALLTPSYMAAAVEDPGIQIEPAWKVSLVYGMPCAIYHQLPAAYYLAARFAQDFESAVLHAVNGGGQNQARAILTGALVGAQVGLGGIPKRFLDGLEDSTALLRLAVELGGQVVQDDT
- a CDS encoding sigma-70 family RNA polymerase sigma factor, whose amino-acid sequence is MNDELSELEEVELEEEDSDDVDGGRDEEELEEEPEEAEEKPDYSDHSDDAIKLYLKEIQKTKLLTAEEERELARRIAKGEMAARDRMIESNLRLVVKIAKRYMNRGLPFLDLIEEGNMGLIKAVERFKLSKECRFSTYATWWIRQSIERALVNQSRTIRLPVHVSDDINKLIKISRELQQKLNREPQVKEVAEAMSVEPAYVRRLMVLVKKTYSIEHPMGENSDYSLMDTIEDSSAVDPSGLVEDLEKFTRVQEWLATLSDSEREILSLRFGLDDREPQTLDTIGRKFGVTRERIRQIEAKSLEKLRKIMEEGEESAKAAREEYR
- the rsmD gene encoding 16S rRNA (guanine(966)-N(2))-methyltransferase RsmD, producing the protein MRIISGAARGTRLATFSGKDIRPTSDRVREAIFSILYSRMGEFTGKRVLDLYAGTGALALEALSRGAQSAVLIDADRQAVRTIEANSRNCRLTQRIRILCGDVVTLTSRLTQEQPFDLIFIDPPYAKGLVERTLKNIADFSLLAPGGLLCAETSSREEVPATIVGTATRLVLADKRTYGSTSVHFFSHPDPEDLPA
- a CDS encoding creatininase family protein gives rise to the protein MILYEMTMPEFERGLKKTRTVVIPFGVLEQHGSHLPLGTDTMQAEDVCRHLAARRALFVAPPIHYGVCRSTADHPGTISISTDTLKALAMEIVKDLYRQGLRCFVLLSGHAGGTHNAALLDAGETLLKQLPEAAIAVVTEYDLAAGEGRGIIETPGDAHAGEIETSRILNSRPHLVKGSSPAEVPSFPRGLLVRDKRRHWPGGVHGDPSKATADKGRRIEELVVDALERLVILLEEGA
- a CDS encoding 7-carboxy-7-deazaguanine synthase QueE, translated to MPVPATAPTEAQLLEVFSSIQGEGLLVGCRQIFLRFAHCNLACGYCDTPFAPTTECRIEDAPGSGNFRGLPNPVSLETLMGIFSLWHKNAPRMHHSLSLTGGEPLLQADMLAEWLPALRELLPLYLETNGTLTAALDKVISHLDWISMDIKLASVTGAPTPWAAHRDFLAVARRVQCYVKVVVGEETPPEEVVRAARLVQETAPEAVLVLQPLTREGRMGISARTLLDLQRQASAVHADLRIIPQTHRFAGLL